CTTTGGCAGAAATAACTCGTGATTCAGTAACAGCTTATCAGGAATTCAGCAAAACGATTATTGCACAAGCCCGAATTGACAGTATACAGGAAGTCACTTCAATGCTTCAATCCAGTAGTAACATTAAATCTGAGAATATTGGCAAACGTCTGGAAGCACACTTGAAAGCATTTGAAAACACAATACTTAAAGAGACTCAACGAGAATATGACAAAGCGACACTACAGAACACATGGATTCAGATCTTTTCTATTCTTTTGGGATTGCCTGCATTATTCTGGATAGCCAACTACTTTAAAAAGGAAGAGGTAAGACGCAAGCAGATTTTAAAGGACTGGAGTGAAAGCAACCGAAAATATCTTTTTGATCCTGGCACAAAGACAAATGAATATACGGTTGAACTAATTGAAACAACAATCACCAATCTGAGAAAGGCAACCAGCTTTGTTAAAAATGTTACACAAGGTTCAGGAAATGTGGAGTGGGAAGGCTTAACAGAGGAAAACAAGAATCTGAATGAAGAGAATCTGGTTGGCGAATTGTTAAGAATGCAACAGCATATGAAAACTGTGAAAGAAAACGATGAAAAACGTAACTGGACTAATGAAGGATTGAATCACCTGAATACTATTCTTCGTAGAGAAAGTGATTTAATCATCTTATCTGATCGTATTCTGGCAGAACTAATCAAATACATTGGTGCCAATCAAGGTGTATTATTTATGGTTAATGATAGTGATGAACATAATCCCTATCTGGATTTAAAGGCTGCCTATGCGTTTAATCGCAAAAAATATTTGTCCAAACAGATTCGTCAGGGAGAAGGTCTGGCAGGTCAGGCATGGCAGGAGGCAGAAACTATTTATTTAAAGGAGATTCCACAAAATTATGTTCGGATCACATCAGGTCTGGGTGATGCCAACCCAAACAATATTCTCGTTGTACCTTTAAAACATGAACAGATAGTATATGGCATTCTGGAATTGGCCTCATTTAAACTTTTTCAATCTCATGAAATTTATTTTGTAGAGCGAATTGCCGAAAATATTGCCGTTTCCTTCGCTGCAGCCAAAGCTACCGAAAATACAGCTAAATTACTGGATGAAAGTAAAGAGATGGCAGAACAAATGCGTGCGCAGGAGGAAGAAATGCGTCAGAGTATGGAAGAACTGGTAGCTACTCAGGAAGAACTACAACGTAACCAACAAGAAACCAATAATCTTTTGCAAGGCATTAACTCTACGTTTGGTATGATAGAGTATGATACCAATGGAACAATCATTAATGCCAATGAAAACTTCCTGCAATTAATGGATTATTCACTGGAAGATATTAAAGGAAAACCTCATCGGATATTTATGCCAGAAAACTCGTCGGCTAAAGAGGAATATGAGTCTTTTTGGCATAAATTACGGTTAGGTCAAATCCAGTCTGGTAAATTTAAACGAATAGCCAAAAATCAATCTGAAGTGTGGCTGCATGCATCGTATGTGCCTTTAAGAAACAAATCAGAGCAGATATATAAGGTGATCAAACTGGCAACAGACATTACTGCAGAACATAGACTTCAGTTGGAAAATACAGAACGTATGGAAATGATAGAAGTATATGAGCAGGAAATGCGCAATACCTTAGAAGAAATGTCTGCCAAACATGAAGAAATGGTTGACAAAGAAAGACGATACCTCGAACAAATTACGTTACTGGAAACCGAAAATGAAAAACTAAGAAACGGTCTGACAACCGCATAGTATATTTCAATCCATTCTATGAAGAGGTTGATTCATACAAGCTTACCTATTGATTTATAAAGTACAACTTACGAGCAGCATTAAAAAGTTTGGTTTGAAACAAACCAATTGAGATACTATCTGATTGAGCAACCAACAGATTATCTTGTTTCATCTATCACATAGTTTTATGTGACACCACAACTGTTGTTTAAATAGCCTGGGATAGCCAGGTAATAAGTCTTATTAATCAACATAGATATGTTGTATGAATCAACGTTTATTTACACGCCTGTATCTGGGTATGTGCACCATCATAGCCGGTATGCTCATTACTCTTTTCTATTATTTTACCCATAAAATCATTGAATCAGAAAACCAGGCAAAGAAGATTACTGCCCACATTACATCTCAGACTGTTCTGGATAAAATAGATCAATCCCTGTATACCTGTCAGATGGATAACAAGGCTTTTGCCTACAATTCACTTGTAACAGAAGCCGTAGTACATCCGCAGGCAAATAGTAGATTAGAGGAGTTCATGAATCAGATGGTTCAGTACCAATCCATTTACGATCTATTGCTGCTTTGCAATATGGATGGTAATGTAATTGCAGTCAATACCAAAAACTCCCAAAGTACACCATTGTCTTCATCTGGCCTTATTGGTAGTAATATGTACAATACAGACTGGTTCAGAGGAGCTTTAAAATGTATAAATACCACTGACAGCTGGCATTCCAACCTTACAGTAGACCAAACAGTTGCACAATTGTATAAATCATCCGGACAAGGTATTGCCTTTGCAGTTCCTGTTAGAAATTCAGAAGGTGATATGATTGGAGTGTGGTATACATTTACCAATTGGCAAAAAACAGCTGAAAAGATTCGCAAGGATGCTGAAACCGAACTACAGAAGAAAGACCCTCAAGCTCAGATACTCCTATATGGTGCACACAATGAAAAGTTAACAGCCATAGATAGAGACCTTTTCTTTAAAAAACAGCCAGAACTTCTTTATCAGGCAGATGAAAACGCATTGATTCATCAGGCATCCTTTGATAAAAGAAACATGATTGCACAGCAAGCAACTAGTAAGGGAATTCTTTCAGATGCAAAGAATCATTGGAAAGCCGTTACACTCCTATCTCCAACAAAGTTTACATTGTCCATGTGTTTGTCAGGAGAGATACTACAGGTAGTATTGATTGTATTATTTGCCAACAGTGTGATGATTGCAATTACCTATCTTCTTATCCACAAGAATTTGTTGCAGGTACAATACATTGATACATTAAGAGATGTTCTGGAAAAAGTAGCCAGAGGAATAATCGTCTCTATTCCTGAAAATCTGAAAAGCAAAAACGAGATAGGGCAAATTAGTAGCTCAGTGAGTGAAATGGTCGACTCACTGAAAACAAAGACCTTATTTTCTGATGAAATAGCCAAAGGGAATCTAAGTGTAACACTCACTGATCTTTTTCCTGAAGATCGTCTTGGACACTCACTTATTCATATGCGCAATCAGTTGCAGAAGGTGCAGGAAGATCATACTATCCAATTATGGAAAACAGAAGGATTGACAACTATATCTTCCATTCTACGCAACAATCAAAATATCAAAGAATTAAGCGAGAATATCCTCAGTTTTATTATTCGATATCTCAAAGCAAATCAGGGATCACTCTTTTTAGTAAAACAGAAAGATTCACAGGCAGTACTGGAACTAATGGCCTGTCATGCATTCAATCGGAATAAACATTCAGAAGAACCAGTGTTTCTCCTCCCAGGTCAGGGATTAACGGGGCAAGCATTTCTGGAAGGCAATATTATTTATCTCACAGAAATACCGGAAAACTATGTACGTATCACTTCCGGATTGGGAGAAGCCACACCACGCATTTTACTTATTGTTCCGTTAAAAACACAGAATGAAATCAAAGGAATACTTGAAATAGCGTCCTTCTCTCCTATTCTACCATATGAGATTGAATTTGTAAAGGCTATTGCTGAAAATATTGCGGCTACTCTAAGAGATTATCAAATCACTGAACAAATGCAGTATTTATTGGAAGAAAGCCGTGTAAAAGCAGAGCAGATGAATGCACAGGAAATCAGCACACGAGAAATGCTGGAACAACTGGTAGTGATCCAGGAAGAACTAAAACGAAAAGAGATGGAGTTAAACAATGTGTTTATGGGCATCGATACCACATTTGCTATCATCGAATTTGACATACATGGAAATATTCTCACTGCTAACGATAACTTTCTACATCTGATGGATTATAAGTGCAATGATGTAAAAGGGAAACACCATCGTTTATTCGTAGATACAGCCTATGCAGATAGTGAAGAATATAGCAGCTTCTGGACTAAATTAAAAGCTGGAGAGCCTAATACTGCTCGATTCAAAAGATATACCAGAACTCATTCAGCAGTATGGTTGCAAGCATCTTATATTCCTCTTAAAGATGCATCAGGTATCCCCTACAAAATCATCAAACTGGCAACAGATGTTACTAAAGAATCACTTATGGAACTGGAAATGCAGGAACATACAGAAATGATAGCCTGCTACGAGGAAGAAATGAAGTCTACCTATGATGAATTACAGCAACGTACTCAGCAGGTAGAACTCTATGAAGCTAAGATTCAGTCCGTATTTGAGGAACTTCAAAAATATACCCGGAAGGTTTCTGAACTGGAAAACAAAAATTATTAACTTTTCCAGCTAAGGGCAGTAATAATCCTGAAATAATAAAAGGTACAGATATCTGTACCTTTTATTATTTATTTTAATTGAGAGAGCCATTCCTGAGCAAAATCACGAGCAGATAGTGTAGCAGTCTTACCTATCCGGAAAAGCATTTTCCATTCAGAAGACTTTCGTTGATAGGCAGGATTGACAAACTCCTGTTTATACCCTGTTGAGGTCAGCTTGGCAGTAAAGTCTACAGAGTTACATAAGACAATAAAGTCTTGCAGGCGTTTACGCAGTACAGGCTTTATGTCAGAATGGGCATCCAAAACAGCCTGTTGCTTTTTCCGCTTTTCCATATGGATACGAGCTTCTTTCATTCGTTCTTCGTCTTCAGCCAGACTATTATTGACCTCCCCTGCCATATACTTGTTCATATAAGCGACATACTGCTTTTTAAACTCCTCCGGATTAGATTTAGATATAGCCAGCATCTTTTTCTGTGCTGCCACCTCTTTTGTCCTGCTAGTTTTTTCTTCCCCTTCCAGAGAGGCTATTTCACTCTCTGACTGCTGGATCTGAGCCTGAAGTGCCATAGCCAGTGATGAGGCAGGCATTTGTGCAAACATCTGCTGAGCTGTAGTTATTTGTTCATTCATAGCAGCTTTTGTTGCTTCTGAACTTGCACCATTCTCAAGTTCTCTTTCAGCAGCAGTAGGCGGATCGACAGGATATTTGTTTTTTAGCCAATCTACATATTGTTTCTTAAACTCTGGCGACTCCACATAGGATCGAACCACCTTCCCTAAGGTCTTTACAGCTTCTGCTCTGGCACTCTCCGGAATCTGACGTGCCACCTTGCGCATAGCTGAAGACGAAAAAAAATACCAGGCACTTTCATTTTTTACATTTTCCAGCACACCAGTTTCAACATCATACATCTTCATGCCCAGATCACTCAGTGCATCTCCCGGACGAGCAGCAGTAAGCCATCCTGCTAAGAGGATAAGCCCACAAACACCTATTATTGTTTTCATAGTTGTATTTTTATAACCACTTTTTAGCACTTAAAAAATTCACATACCTGATACCTCTGTCATAAAATATCAGATATATGAATCATTTTTCTTCAGTATAGATTAAAACTTAGCTGTCACACCCAGACGTAAGGCAGCAACTCCATATCCAACCTCTGCAAATCCTCCTACTTTTTCAGATAACATATACCGTGCACCAGCATGCAGACCTAGGATGAGGCTACTATTATATGGACTATAATAATCATTGTAGTACCCGGAATTGTCTTTATAGGATACACTTCTGAATCCAAGAGATAATCCCCCATAGACATCTAATTTTTCATTAGAAATTCCGAACAATTCGTTAGCATGATAAGATGCTCTTCCTCCAAAGTATAAAAATGTATAATGCCATTTATATCCAGCATAATTCTCTCCGTAACGGGCATAATCAAAAAATGCACCTACACTGATATTATTTTTCAAGCCGTATTCAAATGATACTCCCAAAGGAATTCCGCCCGCATTAAAACTACCTATTCCAACGCCAGCGTTCAGATATTTGGTACCTGCGACCTCTTGGGCCTGAACTTTAGATGTAAAAATTCCTGCTACTAATAGGAAAAGAGTCAGGTAGAAGAAACGTGTTTTCATAGTTGTTTTCAGATAAAAGATTAAAATGTAAATAGTTTGAATAGTGTTGTTTTCGATAAGTGATACAAAACAACACTATCATCAAGAGGTATTCAATCCTGTCTATCTTCAAATGTTTGGATAGCTTTATGAATTGAATAAAAATGCACATCAATTGTAATACTTCTGGTGAATGATAGTATGTATGATATCTATACTACAGGAAAGTTCATCTGAGGACCTGTTTTGTTTCTTCTTGTAAATACAACTGAAAGACTATTTCAAACATTTAAGCCAGATTTCTGTTCAATCCTGACATTACAATTAGCAACTGATCCAACTTTTTCGTATTTTTGCATTGTTCTTAGAAACTCTCCCATGTTATTTTTTGCCAGATACGTTCAGTATCGCATAAAAATGTCCGCTTTCGGACATACAAAAAACACAAAAAACATACACAGCACTGATTATCAATACAATGCAAATTATGGCAAGGAGATTGCAAGTATTTTTGCATAGTAGATATTTCCCTCACGTTGAAAATAGATACTAATAGAATACTAGATTTTTCTAATACTACAACTACACTTTGAAAATTATGATTACTGTTGGATTTGTTGCCTTATTGATTGCCACGCTGGCATTCTGGCAACACGGGATGGAAGCTACGTTCCGTAAAAGAAATGAAAACTCCCAGAGAGTTCGCAGATGGAAACGCAATACTATACTGGCTGTGCTTGGCTGGTTAGGTTATATCACATTGTTGTCGACAAGCAATATTTTGACAGACATGGAATCACCTTTGCGTATTCCAATATTGGTATTGTTACCTATAACAGGATTTATTACTTACTTTTTCCTGTCTAATAAATTTAAAGTATTCGTAATGTATTTTCCCAAACCAATGACTGTATATGGACAGACATTACGAATTGCTGTGGAATTATTGATTTATGGAAGTTATGTTCAGGGAGTAATACCTGCACATGCTACTTTTGAAGGATATAATCTGAGCATTCTTGTAGGTATAAGTGCTCCTGTTGTTGGATGTATGGCGTATATTTCAAAGACTATGTCTACCCAAACATTGATTGGATGGAATGTATTGGGTTTGGGATTGCTGGCAGTAGAGACATTTGTCTTTATGACCACTTTAATTTGTCCTGAGCTTTGTGGCCTTGAGCATACATTTGCACCACAGTTTGGCACAATGCCCTATTTACTTTTGCTTTCAGTATTTATTCCTTCTGCAGCATTTATGCATATGGTTTCAATTGCACAAACACTAATACCTGCCAGAAGAAAAGTACAAAGACAATATGCCTAATAAAACATCACTATACGCCTCTTTAAAAGCATATAGTGATGTTTCAAGCTGGAAGTAATACAATGAATTGTGCCCCTTTTCCAGGTTCACCTTCTGCATACATAAATCCTTTGTGATTTTCTACAATCCTTTTGCAGATAGCCAGTCCAATGCCTGAACCTTCGTACTCACTCCGACCATGTAATCGTTGAAAGAGACCGAATATCCTCTCTTTATTTTCAGGTTCAAACCCAATACCATTATCTTCTACAACGATTTTGATATACTCTGTTTGTTCTACAAACCGTAGATTGCCTCTATCTTCCTCTATCAGTGGCATCTTTCTAATTTGAATAGTCAAAGGTTCATCCGGCTTAGAAAACTTTACGGCATTTCCTAACAGGTTAGCAAATAACTGATTTATCTGAGAAGGAATAGCATGAATTTCTGGCAGTTCATCTATAGTAAACTCTATCAGCTTTCCAGTATTCTCTTTTTCCTCTTTCAGAGGCATCCATACTTTTGTAATCAATTCATTCAGATTCACTTGCTGGTATCCCTCTTCCAATCTTCCAACTCTGGAATATTCAAGTAAATCATTGATCAGCGTCTGCATGCGTTCAACAGCCATTTGCATACGCTGTATATACAGTTGGCCATTTCCTTGCAATAGTGTACTGTATTCCTTTACTAAGAGGCTACTAAACGATTTAACCTTTCGTAATGGTTCCTGTAAATCATGAGAAGCTACATAGGCAAAATTTTCCAGTTCAGTATTTGACCGTGTTAATTCCAGATTAGTTTGTTCAATTTGTTGCTGTTGCTGTGTTAAAGCTGTTATGTCCTGGTAAGTAAACAAGATCCCATCTCCCTGTTTAACAATACTACCATCAAACCATCCTTTTATGCCATGTGCATCATACAAAAAAGTCTTTCGCTCGATTTTGCCTGTCTCTACAACAGAGACAAACAGATCAAAAAAACCATTTACCTTATTCTCAGGATAATGAGTTAGCCATGACTGTCTCATTAATTCTTCCTCTGTTTTTCCAGTTATCAGGCTGTTGGCAGGATTTGATAATTCATGAACAAAGTCTATAATCTTTCCGGATTTATCTCTGAGAGCTTTATATAAAACAATACAAACCGGCGAGTTATTAATTACACTTTCAAACAAAGCAGATTGATGCTCCAACGCTTGCTGGATCTGTTTCAAATCATTGATTATTGTAAAAGATGACAACAAATGATGATCGTCCAGATACGCAACCTGTCCTTCCAGCCAGTTTCGGTAGCCGTCAAATTCATAGAAATCTTCAAAACGTTCAGATTCCTTTGTTATAAGCACCCGCTGATAAGCCAACCAGAACTGTGAATTCTTTACCTCAGGAAATAACTGCAACATGCTTTTTCCTATCAATTCACTTTCAGCAAGTCTGGTTTGCTCCTGTAAAGTTTGACTGACATAGACATATAATAAATCAGAGATCTGTTTTTCTTCATCATACACTATCTTTAGCACACACATACTGGTGGGAGTATTCCGAAAGATGTTTTCCAGGGCCCAGGCCTGTTGCTCAATTTGTATATCTTTCTGCTTTTCCTGAGTAATGTCATGTAGCAGACATATTACTTTTCTTTCTTCAGAGCTAATGCTCCATTCTCCTGCCAGAATTTTTTCTTCTCCATCTCTGGTTATGACACGTTGCTCAAAAGGACTGAAGTCTTGAGTAGTTTTATAATGTTCTATCATCAGCTTCGTTTTCTGAACATCCTCTGCTGACAAATGAGACAGATACAAATCAGGTGTGCAAGGATTATGACCAAATGTTTCAGGTGTATAACCCAGCAAAAACATTATCCCCTCAGACCATACTACCTCATTTGTATCCAG
The DNA window shown above is from Xanthocytophaga agilis and carries:
- a CDS encoding GAF domain-containing protein, which encodes MSKNIVLQEQSYKSSEFFNEFISSGLYNLDKEILTFAFTKEDYHLQRLETDIATSQSAYTNLVNALTTQQKSLPYYSSSIESLLALAEITRDSVTAYQEFSKTIIAQARIDSIQEVTSMLQSSSNIKSENIGKRLEAHLKAFENTILKETQREYDKATLQNTWIQIFSILLGLPALFWIANYFKKEEVRRKQILKDWSESNRKYLFDPGTKTNEYTVELIETTITNLRKATSFVKNVTQGSGNVEWEGLTEENKNLNEENLVGELLRMQQHMKTVKENDEKRNWTNEGLNHLNTILRRESDLIILSDRILAELIKYIGANQGVLFMVNDSDEHNPYLDLKAAYAFNRKKYLSKQIRQGEGLAGQAWQEAETIYLKEIPQNYVRITSGLGDANPNNILVVPLKHEQIVYGILELASFKLFQSHEIYFVERIAENIAVSFAAAKATENTAKLLDESKEMAEQMRAQEEEMRQSMEELVATQEELQRNQQETNNLLQGINSTFGMIEYDTNGTIINANENFLQLMDYSLEDIKGKPHRIFMPENSSAKEEYESFWHKLRLGQIQSGKFKRIAKNQSEVWLHASYVPLRNKSEQIYKVIKLATDITAEHRLQLENTERMEMIEVYEQEMRNTLEEMSAKHEEMVDKERRYLEQITLLETENEKLRNGLTTA
- a CDS encoding GAF domain-containing protein, coding for MNQRLFTRLYLGMCTIIAGMLITLFYYFTHKIIESENQAKKITAHITSQTVLDKIDQSLYTCQMDNKAFAYNSLVTEAVVHPQANSRLEEFMNQMVQYQSIYDLLLLCNMDGNVIAVNTKNSQSTPLSSSGLIGSNMYNTDWFRGALKCINTTDSWHSNLTVDQTVAQLYKSSGQGIAFAVPVRNSEGDMIGVWYTFTNWQKTAEKIRKDAETELQKKDPQAQILLYGAHNEKLTAIDRDLFFKKQPELLYQADENALIHQASFDKRNMIAQQATSKGILSDAKNHWKAVTLLSPTKFTLSMCLSGEILQVVLIVLFANSVMIAITYLLIHKNLLQVQYIDTLRDVLEKVARGIIVSIPENLKSKNEIGQISSSVSEMVDSLKTKTLFSDEIAKGNLSVTLTDLFPEDRLGHSLIHMRNQLQKVQEDHTIQLWKTEGLTTISSILRNNQNIKELSENILSFIIRYLKANQGSLFLVKQKDSQAVLELMACHAFNRNKHSEEPVFLLPGQGLTGQAFLEGNIIYLTEIPENYVRITSGLGEATPRILLIVPLKTQNEIKGILEIASFSPILPYEIEFVKAIAENIAATLRDYQITEQMQYLLEESRVKAEQMNAQEISTREMLEQLVVIQEELKRKEMELNNVFMGIDTTFAIIEFDIHGNILTANDNFLHLMDYKCNDVKGKHHRLFVDTAYADSEEYSSFWTKLKAGEPNTARFKRYTRTHSAVWLQASYIPLKDASGIPYKIIKLATDVTKESLMELEMQEHTEMIACYEEEMKSTYDELQQRTQQVELYEAKIQSVFEELQKYTRKVSELENKNY
- a CDS encoding ATP-binding protein, producing the protein MSIPSDINPLNTSEKKSIEKTNPLFTVSSDVVTSLTIQTESLFGFGSWQWIVETEQMVWSDGLIHLFGYGPETFGSNYKDISFFTEHLHPLDKERVISCLSEAKQLSAWIPLEVRILTFDGKQKWISIKGEISHIHSTPTWVCLIEDITSQVTSRQQEDNTVKRLRQQEKLFQRVEHNFHYGSLEWDLDTNEVVWSEGIMFLLGYTPETFGHNPCTPDLYLSHLSAEDVQKTKLMIEHYKTTQDFSPFEQRVITRDGEEKILAGEWSISSEERKVICLLHDITQEKQKDIQIEQQAWALENIFRNTPTSMCVLKIVYDEEKQISDLLYVYVSQTLQEQTRLAESELIGKSMLQLFPEVKNSQFWLAYQRVLITKESERFEDFYEFDGYRNWLEGQVAYLDDHHLLSSFTIINDLKQIQQALEHQSALFESVINNSPVCIVLYKALRDKSGKIIDFVHELSNPANSLITGKTEEELMRQSWLTHYPENKVNGFFDLFVSVVETGKIERKTFLYDAHGIKGWFDGSIVKQGDGILFTYQDITALTQQQQQIEQTNLELTRSNTELENFAYVASHDLQEPLRKVKSFSSLLVKEYSTLLQGNGQLYIQRMQMAVERMQTLINDLLEYSRVGRLEEGYQQVNLNELITKVWMPLKEEKENTGKLIEFTIDELPEIHAIPSQINQLFANLLGNAVKFSKPDEPLTIQIRKMPLIEEDRGNLRFVEQTEYIKIVVEDNGIGFEPENKERIFGLFQRLHGRSEYEGSGIGLAICKRIVENHKGFMYAEGEPGKGAQFIVLLPA